In Phreatobacter stygius, a genomic segment contains:
- a CDS encoding TIGR04076 family protein → MSDDAFELFDLKVEVVHRDTSRPMVCRHKEGDYFFLRGGVMEFPQDRPTFGYYAMLAVLPFLMAKQRPTQRCDWMSTDGDIGCTDPNCGAAFRITRLAPKTYRHSEYTKVPLDPM, encoded by the coding sequence ATGAGCGACGATGCCTTCGAGCTCTTCGACCTCAAGGTGGAGGTCGTCCACCGCGACACGTCGCGGCCAATGGTCTGCCGGCACAAGGAAGGCGACTATTTCTTCCTGCGCGGCGGCGTCATGGAGTTTCCTCAGGACAGGCCAACCTTCGGTTATTACGCCATGCTGGCCGTCTTGCCCTTCCTGATGGCCAAGCAGCGGCCGACCCAGCGCTGCGACTGGATGTCGACGGATGGCGATATCGGCTGCACCGACCCCAATTGCGGCGCAGCCTTCCGCATTACGCGGCTGGCCCCCAAGACCTATCGGCATAGCGAATATACCAAGGTGCCGCTCGATCCGATGTAG